Proteins encoded by one window of Salvia splendens isolate huo1 chromosome 5, SspV2, whole genome shotgun sequence:
- the LOC121804212 gene encoding uncharacterized protein LOC121804212, which produces MTRRPVHVKQNDGKRLRAICRGKSCDWYVYARRVEAHNDTDFVVLNMQRDHAHTCSQVLDQRLLTSKWLAERYIEKIKANPHIPLAAIRQCVDEEFGLRVGRMKAYRARDSALEGIFGKAGLQYRRLYDYKAELERTHADSSVHIHYENFRDPEVVGPRFLRGQLMTAIGIDPNNGWWPIAWAVTEAESYEQWKWFLGYLAEDLLIHENAPRFVFMSDQQKGLAKVILEEFPQSEHRFCVQHIYNNFKKRFIGENFKEILWELAASTTQEEYVERMNALRIIYPQAHQYLLGVAPKEKWVKAYFSPHIAIARELAIVTMLEEIRTSQMERIQIRGLWIKTYDHALSPVIKEIVDKYLARASSWRPTWNGQDSYQVSGPSGQCVVNMQEFTCSCRLWQLNGIPCTHAIATINKNGKDVSDYVSRYYLRSTMTLLYENVLYPINGMDNWPKNSEVGFELAPPRTKRQRGRPKKLRREDPQVRQDANGSESLRRTFILRCRRCGQDGHNRRTCTNDPRIDARTEVGQSSSSQPSDPSEPPTVPRPNTRRATRSSQEVMTTITFRFDKH; this is translated from the exons ATGACGAGACGCCCGGTACATGTGAAGCAAAATGATGGCAAAAGACTCCGTGCTATTTGTAGAGGAAAGTCTTGTGACTGGTATGTATATGCGAGACGGGTCGAAGCCCACAACGATACCGATTTTGTTGTACTGAATATGCAGAGAGACCATGCACACACATGCTCTCAAGTGTTGGATCAGAGATTGCTGACGTCAAAATGGCTAGCTGAGCGATACATTGAGAAGATAAAAGCGAATCCCCATATCCCATTGGCAGCCATAAGGCAGTGTGTGGATGAGGAGTTCGGACTCCGAGTTGGCAGGATGAAGGCGTACCGAGCAAGAGACAGTGCATTGGAAGGTATTTTTGGCAAGGCGGGACTCCAGTATCGAAGACTTTACGATTACAAAGCTGAACTGGAACGGACACACGCTGACTCTAGTGTGCACATTCACTACGAGAACTTCAGGGATCCTGAAGTTGTGGGCCCGCGATTCTTGAG AGGCCAACTTATGACGGCCATAGGAATTGATCCAAATAATGGTTGGTGGCCTATTGCATGGGCGGTGACTGAGGCCGAAAGCTACGAACAGTGGAAATGGTTTTTAGGCTATCTGGCAGAGGACCTCCTCATACATGAAAATGCCCCCAGATTTGTCTTCATGTCTGACCAGCAAAAG GGTCTTGCAAAGGTAATCCTTGAGGAGTTTCCACAGAGCGAGCATCGCTTCTGTGTGCAGCACATATACAACAACTTTAAGAAGCGTTTCATCGGAGAGAATTTTAAGGAGATTTTGTGGGAGCTGGCGGCGAGTACAACCCAGGAAGAATATGTTGAGCGGATGAATGCACTGCGGATTATATATCCACAAGCACATCAATACCTACTCGGCGTAGCTCCCAAGGAAAAATGGGTGAAGGCTTATTTCTCTCCGCAT ATAGCAATTGCTCGTGAGTTGGCCATTGTCACCATGTTGGAGGAGATCAGGACAAGTCAAATGGAGAGGATACAGATCAGGGGCCTGTGGATCAAGACGTATGATCATGCCCTGTCGCCTGTTATCAAAGAGATTGTTGATAAGTATTTGGCGAGGGCTTCTTCATGGAGACCCACATGGAACGGACAAGATTCTTACCAAGTCTCTGGACCGTCAGGTCAGTGCGTAGTAAACATGCAGGAATTTACTTGTTCTTGCAGACTTTGGCAGCTGAATGGAATCCCATGCACTCACGCCATCGCTACAATCAACAAGAATGGTAAGGATGTATCTGACTATGTTTCCCGCTATTATTTGCGGTCCACCATGACGCTATTGTACGAGAATGTCCTCTACCCAATCAACGGGATGGATAATTGGCCGAAGAACTCAGAAGTTGGATTTGAACTGGCACCTCCTAGGACAAAGCGGCAACGTGGACGGCCAAAAAAACTGAGGCGTGAAGATCCACAGGTTCGTCAGGATGCAAATGGTTCTGAGTCTTTGCGCCGAACCTTTATACTCAGGTGTCGTCGGTGTGGACAAGATGGGCATAACAGAAGAACATGCACTAATGATCCTCGTATAGATGCCCGGACTGAAGTTGGACAGAGTTCAAGTTCACAGCCCAGTGATCCTAGTGAGCCACCCACTGTTCCAAGGCCCAACACTCGTCGGGCTACGCGGTCTAGCCAGGAGGTAATGACCACCATCACCTTTCGTTTTGATAAACATTGA